A genome region from Streptomyces sp. S4.7 includes the following:
- a CDS encoding PaaX family transcriptional regulator C-terminal domain-containing protein, which produces MAEQHTPRSLIVTLYGAYGRTPDGAPLAVAELVRLLGVLGVDAPSVRSSVSRLKRRGLLIAERTPEGAAGYALSADARQLLDDGDRRIYDRPPPRLSDGWVLAVFSVPEAERHKRHLLRSRLARLGFGTAAPGVWIAPGHLHEETRHALERLRLDPYVDLFRGEHLGFAATAEAVGRWWDLDQIAALHREFLDAHEPVLRRWETRAPAAASVPAEDAYRDYLTALDSWRQLPYADPGLPVELLPADWPGGRSAQVFTALHTQLRDIGAHFVRPA; this is translated from the coding sequence GTGGCCGAGCAGCACACCCCGCGATCCCTGATCGTCACCCTCTACGGCGCGTACGGCCGGACGCCGGACGGCGCGCCGCTCGCCGTGGCCGAGCTGGTCCGGCTGCTCGGCGTGCTCGGGGTCGACGCGCCGTCCGTACGCTCGTCGGTGTCGCGGCTCAAGCGCCGGGGGCTGCTGATCGCCGAGCGCACACCGGAGGGCGCGGCCGGTTACGCGCTCTCCGCCGACGCCCGCCAACTGCTCGACGACGGCGACCGGCGTATCTACGACCGGCCCCCGCCACGGCTGTCGGACGGCTGGGTGCTCGCGGTGTTCTCCGTCCCCGAGGCCGAGCGGCACAAGCGGCATCTGCTGCGCTCAAGACTGGCCCGGCTGGGGTTCGGTACGGCCGCGCCGGGGGTGTGGATCGCCCCCGGCCATCTGCACGAGGAGACGCGGCACGCGCTGGAGCGGCTGCGTCTGGACCCGTACGTCGATCTGTTCCGCGGCGAGCACCTGGGCTTCGCGGCGACGGCGGAGGCGGTGGGACGGTGGTGGGACCTCGATCAGATCGCCGCGCTGCACAGGGAGTTCCTGGACGCGCACGAGCCGGTGCTGCGCCGGTGGGAGACACGAGCCCCGGCCGCCGCCTCGGTCCCGGCCGAGGACGCCTACCGGGACTATCTGACGGCGCTCGACTCCTGGCGCCAACTTCCCTACGCCGATCCCGGATTGCCGGTGGAGCTGCTGCCCGCGGACTGGCCCGGCGGACGTTCGGCGCAGGTCTTCACCGCGCTGCACACCCAACTGCGAGACATCGGGGCGCACTTCGTACGCCCGGCCTGA
- a CDS encoding AMP-binding protein, with amino-acid sequence MELTPAVLTPSAHRDTFPRDHLPPAGQWPELVFDPPELRGPDRLNCAVELLDRTVDGFGADRPVFHLPSGDTWSYGQLRTRVDRIAHVLTSELGVVPGNRVMLRGPTTPWLAACWLAVLKAGAVAVTVLAQQRARELATMCEIARVSHALCDIRSVDELVKAEVPGLRVMTYGGDAPDDLLRRAEGMPERYEAVDTAADDVALIAFTSGTTGRPKGCMHFHRDVLSIADTFSRHVLRPEPDDVFAGSPPLGFTFGLGGLVVFPMRAGASTLLLEQAGPRQLLAAVAERGVSVLFTAPTAYRVMLGELAAAGGGAYDISGLRRCVSAGENLPAATWQDWYERTGIRVINGIGATELLHIFISAADAAIRPGTTGVPVPGWQARVVDEAGDPLPDGEPGLLAVRGPVGCRYLCDPRQSVYVHDGWNLTGDTYVREPDGYFRYVARADDMIISAGYNIAGPQVEEVLLAHPDVTEAAVVGHPDELRGQIVAAYVVLREGARPGEEMKEALREFVTARLVPYKCPRVFEFPTALPRTPTGKLQRFRLRPDA; translated from the coding sequence ATGGAGCTGACACCGGCGGTTCTCACACCCTCGGCGCACCGCGACACTTTCCCGCGCGACCATCTGCCGCCGGCCGGACAGTGGCCGGAGCTCGTCTTCGACCCGCCCGAACTGCGCGGACCCGACCGGCTCAACTGCGCCGTCGAACTCCTCGACCGCACGGTGGACGGCTTCGGCGCCGACCGCCCCGTCTTCCACCTCCCGTCGGGCGACACCTGGTCCTACGGTCAACTGCGCACCCGGGTGGACCGGATCGCGCACGTGCTCACCTCCGAGCTGGGCGTGGTGCCGGGAAACCGGGTCATGCTCCGCGGACCGACCACACCCTGGCTGGCCGCGTGCTGGCTGGCCGTGCTGAAGGCGGGCGCGGTGGCGGTGACGGTGCTCGCACAGCAGCGGGCGCGCGAGCTGGCCACGATGTGCGAGATCGCGCGGGTCAGCCACGCGCTGTGCGACATCAGGTCGGTGGACGAGCTGGTCAAGGCGGAGGTGCCGGGGCTGCGCGTCATGACGTACGGAGGGGACGCGCCGGACGATCTGCTGCGGCGGGCGGAGGGGATGCCGGAGCGGTACGAGGCGGTGGACACGGCGGCGGACGACGTCGCGCTCATCGCGTTCACCTCGGGGACCACGGGGCGGCCCAAGGGGTGCATGCACTTCCACCGCGACGTGCTCTCCATCGCCGACACGTTCTCGCGCCATGTGCTGCGTCCGGAGCCGGACGACGTGTTCGCCGGCAGCCCGCCGCTCGGCTTCACCTTCGGACTCGGCGGTCTGGTGGTCTTCCCGATGCGGGCGGGCGCGTCGACGCTGCTGCTCGAACAGGCCGGTCCCAGACAGCTGTTGGCTGCCGTGGCCGAGCGGGGGGTGTCGGTGCTGTTCACCGCGCCGACGGCGTACCGCGTGATGCTGGGCGAGCTCGCCGCGGCCGGCGGGGGCGCGTACGACATCTCCGGTCTGCGCCGCTGTGTGTCCGCCGGGGAGAATCTGCCCGCCGCCACCTGGCAGGACTGGTACGAGCGGACCGGGATCCGCGTCATCAACGGCATCGGTGCGACGGAACTGCTGCACATCTTCATCTCGGCGGCCGACGCGGCAATCCGTCCCGGCACGACGGGTGTGCCGGTGCCCGGCTGGCAGGCGCGGGTGGTGGACGAGGCGGGCGATCCGCTGCCCGACGGGGAGCCGGGGCTGCTGGCCGTACGCGGCCCGGTGGGCTGCCGCTATCTCTGCGATCCGCGCCAGTCGGTCTATGTGCACGACGGCTGGAACCTCACCGGCGACACCTATGTGCGCGAGCCGGACGGCTACTTCCGCTATGTCGCCCGCGCGGACGACATGATCATCTCGGCGGGCTACAACATCGCGGGACCGCAGGTCGAGGAGGTCCTGCTGGCCCATCCCGATGTGACGGAGGCGGCGGTCGTGGGGCACCCCGACGAGTTGCGGGGGCAGATCGTGGCGGCGTACGTCGTCCTGCGCGAGGGCGCACGGCCCGGCGAGGAGATGAAGGAGGCGCTGCGTGAGTTCGTCACGGCCCGGCTGGTGCCGTACAAATGCCCGCGCGTCTTCGAGTTCCCCACCGCGCTCCCCCGCACCCCGACGGGCAAGCTCCAGCGGTTCCGCCTCCGGCCGGACGCCTGA
- a CDS encoding acyl-CoA dehydrogenase family protein — MPVFSLDPAQNSWCDELRAVAADRLRPLAEKGEPGHVNRPLVAALGELGLLDRMLTAGALDLCLLRESLAHGCTEAETALALQGLGSYPIVQAGTAEQRDRWLPEVAAGRAVAAFALSEPGAGSDAAALALDAVANDGPDGSGTPGPGWLLTGEKRWISNAPEADFYTVFARTTPGAGARGVTAFLVPADRPGLTGSPIEMLSPHPIGALAFDSVRVSAADVLGDVDQGFRVAMNTLNLFRPSVGAFAVGMAGAALEATLAHTAGRTAFGGPLKDLQSVAHQVAEMATRTEAARLLVYAAAKAYDSGAPDVPRRSAMAKLFATETAQYVVDAAVQLHGARALQRGHLLEHLYREVRAPRIYEGATEVQRTIIAKELYG, encoded by the coding sequence ATGCCCGTATTCTCGCTCGATCCGGCACAAAACTCCTGGTGCGACGAGCTGCGTGCCGTCGCCGCCGACCGGCTGCGCCCACTCGCGGAGAAGGGCGAGCCGGGCCACGTCAACCGCCCGCTCGTCGCCGCACTCGGCGAACTGGGGCTGCTCGACCGCATGCTGACCGCGGGAGCGCTCGACCTCTGCCTGCTGCGCGAGTCCCTGGCCCACGGCTGTACGGAGGCGGAGACCGCGCTCGCCCTCCAGGGGCTCGGCAGCTACCCGATCGTCCAGGCCGGCACCGCGGAGCAGCGCGACCGCTGGCTTCCCGAGGTGGCGGCGGGCCGCGCCGTCGCCGCGTTCGCGCTGAGCGAGCCTGGCGCCGGGTCCGACGCGGCGGCGCTCGCGCTCGACGCCGTGGCGAACGACGGGCCGGACGGTTCCGGCACGCCCGGCCCCGGCTGGCTGCTCACCGGCGAGAAGCGCTGGATCTCCAACGCGCCCGAGGCCGACTTCTACACCGTCTTCGCCCGCACGACCCCGGGCGCCGGGGCGCGCGGCGTCACCGCCTTCCTCGTCCCCGCCGACCGGCCCGGACTGACCGGCTCGCCGATCGAGATGCTCTCACCGCACCCCATCGGCGCCCTGGCCTTCGACTCCGTACGCGTGAGTGCCGCCGATGTCCTCGGCGACGTGGACCAGGGCTTCCGTGTCGCCATGAACACCCTCAACCTCTTCCGCCCGAGCGTCGGCGCCTTCGCCGTCGGCATGGCGGGCGCCGCCCTCGAAGCGACCCTCGCCCACACCGCCGGACGCACCGCCTTCGGCGGCCCGCTCAAGGACCTCCAGTCGGTCGCGCACCAGGTCGCCGAGATGGCGACGCGTACGGAGGCGGCCCGGCTGCTGGTGTACGCGGCGGCCAAGGCGTACGACTCCGGCGCGCCGGACGTACCGCGCCGCTCGGCGATGGCGAAGCTGTTCGCGACGGAGACCGCCCAGTACGTGGTCGACGCCGCCGTCCAACTGCACGGCGCCCGCGCCCTGCAACGCGGTCACCTGCTGGAACACCTCTACCGCGAGGTCCGCGCGCCCCGTATCTACGAGGGCGCGACCGAGGTCCAACGCACCATCATCGCCAAGGAGTTGTACGGATGA
- a CDS encoding RidA family protein — MSLERTNPGELAPPSGFSHAVSVTATEGRLVFLAGQTALDGTGAVVGETLVEQFETALGNLLTALAATGGSPAHLARVTVYATDVADYRAHAAELGRVWKRLAGREYPAMALIGAVRLWDESALVELDGIAMVP; from the coding sequence ATGAGCCTGGAGCGGACCAACCCCGGGGAACTCGCCCCGCCCAGCGGCTTCTCGCACGCGGTCAGTGTGACGGCGACCGAGGGCCGACTGGTCTTCCTGGCCGGCCAGACCGCGCTCGACGGGACCGGCGCGGTGGTGGGGGAGACCCTGGTCGAGCAGTTCGAGACGGCCCTCGGCAACCTGCTCACCGCGCTGGCCGCGACGGGCGGCTCCCCGGCCCATCTCGCCCGCGTCACCGTCTACGCCACCGACGTGGCGGACTACCGCGCGCACGCCGCCGAACTGGGCCGGGTGTGGAAGCGGCTCGCCGGCCGCGAGTACCCGGCGATGGCGCTGATCGGCGCGGTCAGACTCTGGGACGAGAGCGCCCTGGTGGAGCTGGACGGCATCGCGATGGTGCCCTGA
- a CDS encoding glycoside hydrolase family 2 protein has protein sequence MKDVTPLTEGWTLRHAPADTVSAPAEAPADDVPATVPGCVHTDLLTAGLIEDPFLSRNETAVAWVGRTDWRYDTALGPHDTAHERTDLVFDGLDTVAAVRVGGVRVGNTRNMHRSYRFDITDRLDPATATPLSVEFTSAYTEAEAVRAQAGDRPGAYPEPFQYIRKMACSFGWDWGPTLVTAGMWKPVRLEHWSTARLATVRPLVTVDGPTGRAELRVGVERTATGGGVLTARARVGGHTASADFDGDGTTLTVEVPDAALWWPRGYGEQPLYSAELELLDATGAILDRWERRLGFRTVTLDTGADAHGTAFTLAVNGEPVFARGVNWIPDDVFPSRVGPDRYRARLSQAADAGVNLVRVWGGGIYESDDFYDVCDELGLLVWQDFLFACAAYPEEQPLRSEIEAEARENVTRLMPHASLVLWNGNNENLWGFRDWDWEPALDGDSWGEGYYLGLLPRVVAETDPTRPYWAGSPWSGGWDHHPNDPAHGTAHSWDVWNRTDYTDYLGTVPRFVAEFGWQAPPAHATLRRALPGEELSATSPGMLHHQKAHDGNGKLERGLAHHFSVPAAGPAHFDRWHYLTQLNQARAVATGIEHWRSHWPVCAGTVLWQLNDCWPVTSWAAVDGDARPKPLYFTLRRLYADRLLTVQKRDGRPTVVADNQSPTPWEAAVRLRRMAADGRTLAETTVTARAGARSVALATVPGELLPDAGSGKEFLVADAGELRALHFPVRDHSFALPAPRYDVATVRQGDEPDAVDVVVTARTLLRDLLLQADRLAPTAVADQGPLTLLPGESATIRVRGWDGEGAPDAVRAALFMVEPT, from the coding sequence ATGAAGGACGTCACCCCCCTCACCGAGGGGTGGACGCTGCGCCACGCCCCGGCCGACACCGTCTCCGCCCCGGCCGAGGCGCCCGCCGACGACGTCCCGGCGACCGTTCCCGGCTGCGTCCACACCGATCTGCTCACCGCCGGGCTGATCGAGGACCCGTTCCTCTCCCGGAACGAGACCGCGGTCGCCTGGGTGGGCCGCACCGACTGGCGCTACGACACCGCGCTCGGCCCCCACGACACCGCGCACGAGCGCACCGACCTCGTCTTCGACGGCCTCGACACCGTCGCCGCCGTCCGCGTGGGCGGCGTACGCGTCGGCAACACCCGCAACATGCACCGGAGTTACCGCTTCGACATCACGGACCGGCTGGACCCGGCCACCGCCACGCCGCTGTCCGTGGAGTTCACCTCCGCCTATACGGAGGCCGAGGCCGTACGCGCGCAGGCGGGCGACCGGCCGGGCGCCTACCCGGAGCCGTTCCAGTACATCCGCAAGATGGCCTGCTCCTTCGGCTGGGACTGGGGGCCGACCCTCGTCACCGCCGGCATGTGGAAGCCCGTCCGCCTGGAGCACTGGTCCACGGCCCGCCTCGCCACCGTCCGCCCGCTCGTCACCGTCGACGGCCCGACCGGCCGCGCGGAGCTGCGCGTCGGCGTCGAGCGGACGGCCACGGGCGGCGGGGTCCTCACCGCCCGCGCCCGCGTCGGCGGCCACACCGCGTCCGCCGACTTCGACGGCGACGGCACCACGCTCACGGTCGAAGTCCCCGACGCCGCCCTTTGGTGGCCCCGGGGCTACGGCGAACAACCCCTCTACAGCGCGGAGTTGGAGCTGCTCGACGCCACCGGCGCGATCCTCGACCGATGGGAGCGCCGGCTCGGATTCCGTACCGTCACCCTCGACACCGGCGCCGACGCGCACGGCACCGCGTTCACCCTGGCCGTCAACGGGGAGCCGGTCTTCGCACGCGGCGTCAACTGGATCCCCGACGACGTCTTCCCCTCCCGCGTGGGCCCCGACCGCTACCGCGCCCGCCTCAGCCAGGCCGCCGACGCGGGCGTCAACCTCGTACGGGTCTGGGGCGGCGGCATCTACGAGAGCGACGACTTCTACGACGTCTGCGACGAACTCGGCCTGCTGGTCTGGCAGGACTTCCTCTTCGCCTGCGCCGCCTACCCCGAGGAGCAGCCGCTGCGCTCCGAGATCGAGGCCGAGGCCCGCGAGAACGTCACCCGCCTCATGCCGCACGCCTCCCTCGTCCTGTGGAACGGCAACAACGAGAACCTGTGGGGCTTCCGAGACTGGGACTGGGAGCCCGCGCTCGACGGCGACTCCTGGGGCGAGGGCTACTACCTGGGCCTGCTGCCCCGCGTCGTCGCCGAGACGGACCCCACCCGGCCCTACTGGGCAGGCAGCCCCTGGTCCGGCGGCTGGGACCACCACCCCAACGACCCCGCGCACGGCACCGCGCACTCCTGGGACGTCTGGAACCGCACCGACTACACGGACTACCTCGGCACCGTCCCCCGCTTCGTCGCCGAATTCGGCTGGCAGGCCCCGCCCGCCCACGCCACCCTGCGGCGCGCGCTGCCGGGGGAGGAACTGTCCGCCACCTCGCCGGGCATGCTCCACCACCAGAAGGCGCACGACGGCAACGGCAAACTGGAGCGCGGCCTCGCCCACCACTTCTCGGTGCCCGCCGCCGGGCCCGCGCACTTCGACCGCTGGCACTACCTCACTCAGCTCAACCAGGCACGGGCCGTCGCCACCGGCATCGAACACTGGCGCTCCCACTGGCCGGTGTGCGCGGGCACCGTGCTCTGGCAGCTCAACGACTGCTGGCCGGTGACCTCCTGGGCCGCCGTCGACGGCGACGCACGCCCCAAGCCGCTCTACTTCACGCTGCGCCGGCTGTACGCGGACCGGCTGCTCACCGTACAGAAACGCGACGGCCGGCCCACCGTCGTCGCCGACAACCAGTCCCCCACCCCGTGGGAGGCGGCCGTACGGCTGCGCCGCATGGCCGCCGACGGCCGGACCCTCGCCGAGACGACCGTGACGGCGCGGGCCGGAGCGCGCTCGGTCGCGCTCGCGACCGTGCCCGGCGAACTCCTGCCGGACGCCGGGTCCGGGAAGGAGTTCCTGGTCGCCGACGCGGGCGAATTGCGGGCGCTGCACTTCCCCGTACGCGACCACTCCTTCGCCCTCCCCGCCCCGCGCTACGACGTGGCGACCGTCCGCCAGGGCGACGAACCCGATGCCGTGGACGTCGTCGTCACCGCCCGCACGCTCCTGCGCGACCTGCTGCTCCAGGCCGACCGGCTCGCGCCCACCGCCGTCGCCGACCAGGGGCCGCTGACGCTGCTGCCGGGCGAGAGCGCCACCATCCGCGTACGCGGATGGGACGGCGAAGGCGCGCCCGACGCCGTACGCGCGGCGCTGTTCATGGTGGAGCCGACGTGA
- a CDS encoding LacI family DNA-binding transcriptional regulator, producing MTIRDVAARAGVSRAAVSLAFNNKPGVSETTRAHIIRTAEVMGWEPNRSARARGSRGTGAGTSAVGLAIRRPARQLGLEPFYMDFISGIGSVLTEHDGALLLRLVRDLDEEIELQRHWWRSGQIAGSVLVDLQRDDPRVPALAALGMPVIAVGHPSLTGPFTALWTDDGTAVTEAVRYLAALGHRSIAHVGGPPELGHSALRTEAFTAAMTELGLTDARRRVTDYSGDDGARATRSLLASAARPTAIMYDNDLMAVAGLSVAAEMGLRVPADVSLLAWDDSQLCRLTHPSLSAMSHDIHAFGAEVARAMYDLLGGERIAGRQVPTPSLTPRGSTGPPPPP from the coding sequence ATGACCATCCGGGACGTCGCCGCCCGCGCCGGTGTGTCGCGGGCCGCCGTCTCGCTCGCCTTCAACAACAAGCCGGGCGTCTCCGAGACCACACGGGCGCACATCATTCGGACCGCCGAGGTGATGGGCTGGGAGCCCAACCGCTCGGCCCGCGCGCGAGGTTCCCGGGGCACCGGCGCCGGTACAAGCGCCGTCGGACTCGCGATCCGCCGCCCGGCCCGCCAACTCGGCCTGGAACCCTTCTACATGGACTTCATCTCCGGTATCGGCAGCGTGCTGACCGAGCACGACGGCGCCCTGCTGCTGCGCCTGGTACGTGACTTGGACGAGGAGATCGAGCTCCAGCGGCACTGGTGGCGATCAGGCCAGATCGCCGGATCCGTCCTGGTCGACCTCCAGCGCGACGACCCGCGCGTCCCCGCCCTCGCCGCGCTCGGCATGCCGGTCATCGCGGTCGGCCACCCCTCGCTCACCGGGCCGTTCACCGCCCTGTGGACCGACGACGGTACGGCCGTCACGGAGGCCGTCCGCTATCTCGCGGCCCTCGGCCACCGCTCCATCGCCCACGTCGGCGGACCGCCCGAGCTGGGCCACAGCGCCCTGCGCACCGAGGCGTTCACGGCCGCCATGACGGAACTGGGACTCACCGACGCGCGCCGGCGCGTCACCGACTACTCCGGCGACGACGGCGCCCGCGCCACCCGCTCGCTGCTCGCCTCCGCCGCCCGCCCCACGGCGATCATGTACGACAACGACCTGATGGCCGTCGCCGGGCTCTCCGTCGCCGCCGAGATGGGGCTCCGGGTCCCCGCGGACGTGTCCCTGCTGGCCTGGGACGACTCCCAGCTGTGCCGGCTCACGCACCCGTCGCTCTCCGCGATGAGCCACGACATCCACGCGTTCGGGGCGGAGGTGGCACGCGCGATGTACGACCTACTGGGCGGCGAGCGTATCGCCGGCCGGCAGGTCCCCACCCCGTCCCTGACCCCACGCGGCTCGACCGGCCCACCGCCGCCTCCGTAA
- a CDS encoding glycosyl hydrolase codes for MRGNRTRPRPRSRPRFRLVALATAALTTAVVSLTASPAPAGAFPATPKQDVLNYLTSISGSSVVSGQHNKEPAAAPGRYTQLVKDITGQYPGLWGGDLMFRAEDVANRQRVIDQAKTEWANGSLVTLTWHVCPPTVGSSCEFEGGVKSSISQEEFEATVTDGTALNTAWKRRLDEVVPYLRQLKDAGVPVLFRPLHEMNESWNWWGNRPGSDGGARLYRITRDHLAGKGLDNLIWVWNVQDNPAGGWSSYYPGDAYVDVVSLDVWYKNHPSQSDYQQLSGIAGNKPMALAELGKMPGAALLDSQTRWSYFMLWSEQLQGNNSNAEIQAGYFHPRVLNQGEVVLP; via the coding sequence ATGCGCGGAAACCGCACCCGTCCCCGTCCCCGCTCCCGTCCCCGTTTCCGGCTCGTCGCCCTCGCCACGGCGGCGCTGACCACGGCCGTCGTGTCCCTCACCGCATCACCCGCCCCCGCCGGGGCGTTCCCCGCCACCCCCAAGCAGGACGTGCTCAACTACCTGACGTCCATTTCCGGTTCGAGTGTCGTCTCCGGACAGCACAACAAGGAACCGGCCGCCGCCCCCGGCCGCTACACCCAGCTCGTGAAGGACATCACCGGCCAGTACCCCGGACTCTGGGGCGGCGACCTGATGTTCCGCGCGGAGGACGTCGCCAACCGGCAGCGCGTCATCGACCAGGCGAAGACCGAGTGGGCCAACGGCTCGCTCGTCACACTCACCTGGCACGTCTGCCCGCCCACGGTCGGCAGCTCGTGCGAGTTCGAGGGCGGCGTCAAGTCCAGCATCTCCCAAGAGGAGTTCGAGGCGACGGTCACCGACGGCACGGCGCTCAACACCGCGTGGAAGCGCCGCCTCGACGAGGTCGTCCCGTACCTGCGGCAGCTCAAGGACGCGGGCGTCCCGGTCCTGTTCCGCCCGCTCCACGAGATGAACGAGTCCTGGAACTGGTGGGGCAACCGTCCCGGCTCCGACGGCGGCGCGCGGCTCTACCGGATCACCCGCGACCATCTCGCCGGCAAGGGACTCGACAACCTGATCTGGGTGTGGAACGTGCAGGACAACCCGGCCGGCGGCTGGAGTTCGTACTATCCGGGTGACGCCTACGTCGACGTCGTGTCGCTGGACGTCTGGTACAAGAACCACCCCAGCCAGTCCGACTACCAGCAGCTGAGCGGGATCGCGGGCAACAAACCGATGGCCCTGGCCGAGCTGGGCAAGATGCCCGGCGCGGCGCTGCTCGACAGCCAGACACGCTGGTCGTACTTCATGCTGTGGTCCGAGCAGTTGCAGGGCAACAACTCCAACGCCGAGATCCAGGCCGGATACTTCCACCCGCGCGTCCTCAACCAGGGCGAGGTGGTGCTCCCTTAG
- a CDS encoding nuclear transport factor 2 family protein → MSDDEQQIRALIEGWAAAVHTGDMDRVLADHAADIVMFDVPPPQEGVRGIDAYRDVWPGFFGWQASGGTFDILELDVTAGADVAYAYALLRCGSPREVAERSATRLRLTIGLRKERERWVVAHEHHSFPDTGGEAPA, encoded by the coding sequence ATGTCCGACGACGAGCAGCAGATCCGGGCCCTGATCGAGGGGTGGGCGGCGGCCGTGCACACGGGTGACATGGACCGTGTCCTGGCCGACCACGCCGCCGACATCGTGATGTTCGACGTGCCGCCGCCCCAGGAGGGCGTACGGGGCATCGACGCCTACCGCGACGTCTGGCCCGGCTTCTTCGGGTGGCAGGCGAGCGGCGGCACGTTCGACATCCTCGAACTGGACGTCACCGCGGGCGCCGATGTCGCCTACGCGTACGCCCTCCTGCGCTGCGGTTCGCCGCGGGAGGTGGCCGAGCGGTCGGCCACCCGTCTGCGGCTCACGATCGGGCTGCGCAAGGAGCGGGAGCGCTGGGTGGTCGCGCACGAGCACCACTCGTTCCCGGACACCGGAGGCGAGGCGCCGGCCTGA
- a CDS encoding nitroreductase/quinone reductase family protein: MSRYHEIKHRVVTAFQRRVANPLSSRLPGQILLETTGRTSGLPRRTPVGGSRVGQEFWLVSEYGDKSQYVRNILADPRVRVRIKGTWHTGTAHPMPQDDPRARLRKLPAGNSAVVRLMGTNLLTVRVDLAD, from the coding sequence ATGTCGCGCTACCACGAGATCAAGCACCGGGTCGTCACCGCCTTCCAGCGCCGGGTCGCCAATCCGCTCTCCTCGCGGTTGCCGGGGCAGATCCTTCTGGAGACCACGGGGCGCACGTCCGGGCTGCCCCGGCGGACCCCGGTCGGCGGGAGCCGGGTCGGCCAGGAGTTCTGGCTGGTGTCGGAGTACGGCGACAAGTCGCAGTACGTACGCAACATCCTGGCCGACCCGAGGGTCCGTGTCCGTATCAAGGGCACCTGGCACACCGGAACCGCCCACCCGATGCCGCAGGACGATCCCCGCGCACGTCTGCGGAAACTGCCGGCCGGCAACAGCGCGGTGGTCCGGCTGATGGGCACGAACCTGCTGACGGTGCGCGTCGATCTGGCCGACTGA